A portion of the Deinococcus ruber genome contains these proteins:
- a CDS encoding TolB family protein: protein MRLHPLLLHTTLLLFLTACSQTAPPATPPTAHLNVLGNVLLPIGPAIQAQALNSVSASGFSFTATGSQSLDQAGWRWLRTTYQVTNIGTASRSNISLIPFANDTTLNTQGFTPLKTLTLASGAAANPALALLLKPIHGFTATGSVDPQAASFEAYSESEIAALNRTDVLTAFPYGYAVRQSNLSTTLAPGESGNVTIAMRVPLQTPLSATPANFSVRYFVVTDAQARVTRGSEESSTDAIAVTARANAQLSAGTPAPINVVLIGTDPASVSGTGLQSTRLTNVRTAGTPSNPAAQLLNILTLTGSDQFLTLGLPVNFSIVGSDSQNRPLIYSIVSGTLPPGLSLNANTGVVSGTLTTNAPSNLNSTVTFRVTNSAGETTDHPIVLTLHEPIVRVNADSQGNIDPYATLQPIISGDGRYVVFTSTSDTLTPPGPDGNSYRFPMLFIRALLTRQTTIVNSDGHGNTRNIAGLTPSVNADGRYVAYSGYDSYASPNSVYREIFVKDRQTGNLILATPGLGPSGISNGLNDTPSISNDGRYVAFTSEAANLIQGDSNNTKDIFVRDLQTGVTSRVNTSSTGQQVESGVSNEPSISGNGRYVAFTSLAQGLDTLPSSNYNIYVKDIQTGALVRASTTSSGQPTPIGTNASSPCLNQDGTLIAFTTTADNLVANDTPNTADIFVKSLVTNSIVRANVTASGDRVAANNFKLSGNGRFVAFDAYDGQHWQIYLKDLQTGTLSTISRNGSPSDGNSEYPSITTNGDAVAFVSSSTQLVLEESIRAGGLFVTYVR from the coding sequence ATGCGCTTACACCCGCTGCTGCTTCACACGACCCTTCTGCTCTTCCTAACGGCCTGCAGCCAAACAGCACCACCCGCCACGCCACCTACGGCCCATTTAAACGTCCTCGGCAACGTGCTTCTCCCTATTGGCCCTGCCATACAAGCGCAAGCACTCAATTCCGTGTCTGCAAGCGGCTTCAGCTTCACCGCAACTGGCAGCCAGAGCCTTGACCAAGCTGGCTGGCGCTGGCTCCGCACCACGTACCAAGTCACCAACATCGGTACTGCCAGTCGCAGCAACATCTCCTTGATTCCGTTTGCCAATGACACGACTCTCAACACCCAAGGCTTCACTCCCCTCAAAACCCTCACGCTGGCGAGCGGCGCAGCGGCAAATCCAGCCCTTGCACTTCTTCTCAAACCCATCCATGGGTTTACAGCAACAGGCAGTGTCGATCCGCAGGCGGCCAGCTTTGAAGCCTACAGCGAAAGCGAAATTGCTGCCCTTAACCGAACGGACGTACTCACCGCCTTTCCGTATGGCTATGCAGTACGCCAAAGCAACCTCTCAACCACGCTAGCTCCGGGCGAGAGCGGTAACGTCACCATTGCGATGCGGGTCCCCCTTCAGACGCCGCTGAGTGCTACACCTGCCAATTTCAGTGTGCGGTACTTCGTAGTCACGGATGCGCAGGCCCGTGTGACGCGTGGCTCGGAAGAGTCCTCAACCGATGCCATTGCAGTCACCGCCCGTGCCAACGCACAGTTGAGTGCTGGCACACCCGCACCCATCAATGTCGTTTTGATCGGAACCGATCCAGCAAGCGTTTCAGGCACTGGACTCCAGAGCACCCGCCTCACCAATGTCCGCACCGCGGGCACCCCCAGCAACCCAGCTGCCCAGCTACTCAACATCCTCACCCTCACAGGCAGTGATCAGTTTCTCACTCTTGGTTTGCCGGTCAACTTCAGCATCGTTGGCAGTGACTCGCAGAACCGCCCACTCATTTACAGCATTGTCTCTGGCACCCTCCCACCAGGCCTGAGTCTAAATGCCAACACGGGCGTCGTCAGCGGCACCCTCACCACGAACGCCCCGAGCAATCTTAACAGCACCGTGACCTTTCGGGTCACCAACAGTGCAGGTGAGACAACTGACCACCCTATCGTACTGACCCTCCACGAACCGATCGTGCGGGTCAATGCCGACAGCCAGGGGAACATTGACCCGTATGCGACCCTGCAACCGATCATCAGTGGCGACGGTCGATATGTCGTATTCACGTCAACGAGTGATACCCTGACACCGCCTGGACCAGACGGGAATAGCTACAGATTTCCCATGCTGTTTATCCGTGCTCTCCTGACCCGGCAGACGACCATTGTGAACAGCGACGGTCATGGTAACACCCGTAACATCGCAGGTCTAACGCCAAGTGTCAATGCCGATGGTCGTTATGTTGCCTACTCAGGCTATGACTCTTACGCAAGCCCAAACAGCGTTTACCGGGAGATTTTCGTCAAGGATCGGCAGACTGGGAATCTCATTCTGGCAACACCCGGTTTAGGTCCGAGCGGCATCAGCAATGGCCTGAACGACACACCCAGCATTAGCAATGATGGCCGCTACGTCGCCTTCACTTCTGAGGCGGCGAATCTTATCCAAGGTGACTCAAACAACACCAAAGATATTTTCGTGCGCGATCTCCAAACCGGCGTCACCTCTCGCGTGAACACCAGCAGCACCGGCCAACAGGTCGAGAGTGGCGTCAGTAACGAACCGAGCATCAGCGGCAACGGCCGCTACGTCGCGTTCACGTCCTTGGCTCAGGGACTCGATACGTTACCGAGTAGCAACTACAACATCTATGTCAAGGACATTCAGACAGGAGCCCTCGTGCGGGCCAGCACGACCTCCAGCGGCCAACCTACGCCGATAGGAACAAATGCCTCGAGCCCTTGCCTCAATCAGGATGGAACGCTGATTGCGTTCACCACAACCGCAGACAACCTTGTGGCAAACGATACGCCCAATACAGCCGATATTTTCGTGAAAAGTCTTGTCACTAACAGCATTGTTCGGGCGAACGTCACTGCCTCAGGTGACCGCGTCGCTGCGAACAACTTCAAGTTGAGTGGTAACGGCCGCTTCGTTGCTTTCGACGCCTATGACGGGCAGCATTGGCAGATTTATCTTAAAGATCTACAAACCGGAACACTCAGTACCATCAGTCGCAATGGTTCACCAAGCGATGGAAACAGCGAGTATCCAAGTATCACTACTAATGGCGACGCTGTCGCCTTCGTTTCCTCTTCAACACAACTCGTTCTAGAGGAATCAATAAGAGCCGGTGGTCTCTTCGTAACCTACGTCCGCTAA
- a CDS encoding SAVED domain-containing protein, translating to MAQAIKPRHEGEYLQARLFWLWACRLFQPHTAVNRVGFELNDAKSFDDVVVRYREPVPDGIGGTTTVDYMQVKHHATHRGSVTAESLVDPAFIGATSKSLLQKVLDVQRQHAPDGTGCRFMLNQPWPIDPGDALSKLVDRDNGHFRLNVLFDGTTPASEMGKVRKAWREHLNVTDEELRLVLTPLRLLVDPRTVEQMRDQLNEALVMAGLKPVDARAQIHPYDDLAWKLSAATSRVEFDRAEVEVLMRREGLYEGLPLVRQDARRLGVRSFAPFAMRLEEETDALFCALEHFDGRLIRDRTLWRERVYPDLVNFLQQHVQPGSLHHVMLEAHGTLAFATGYAVARSQARVVPMFNRVPWEPSNAPSAPHTPAWTFDQHPGGKGNATAVAISVAQHVLGDVQAYIERTGLEVGSVIEATVVPQPGRDSVRDADHAFVLARDLAQHLRLLRPSLPRGSRLLLFASVPNPLMFFLGVQAYALGPVELYEFDPNDSDYHPALRLP from the coding sequence ATGGCCCAAGCGATTAAGCCCCGGCACGAAGGTGAATATCTGCAGGCTCGGCTGTTCTGGCTCTGGGCCTGTAGACTCTTTCAGCCCCACACAGCCGTTAACAGGGTTGGGTTCGAACTCAACGATGCAAAATCCTTTGATGATGTGGTCGTGCGCTACCGGGAACCCGTCCCCGACGGCATCGGCGGCACGACCACTGTGGACTACATGCAAGTCAAGCATCATGCCACCCACCGGGGTAGCGTGACCGCAGAATCACTGGTCGATCCGGCGTTCATCGGGGCTACCAGCAAATCGCTGTTGCAGAAAGTGCTGGATGTTCAGCGGCAGCACGCACCGGATGGAACAGGGTGTCGGTTCATGCTGAATCAGCCATGGCCAATCGACCCAGGGGACGCTCTGTCGAAGCTGGTGGACCGGGATAACGGGCACTTTCGGCTCAATGTCTTGTTCGATGGAACGACCCCCGCAAGCGAGATGGGGAAGGTTCGTAAAGCATGGCGCGAGCACCTCAACGTGACGGACGAGGAACTTCGCCTGGTGCTTACTCCCCTGCGTCTTCTGGTGGACCCACGCACAGTGGAGCAGATGCGCGACCAACTCAATGAGGCTCTCGTGATGGCTGGCCTGAAGCCCGTCGATGCCAGAGCACAGATACATCCCTACGATGACCTGGCCTGGAAGCTCTCCGCAGCAACTAGCCGGGTCGAGTTTGACCGTGCGGAGGTTGAAGTGCTGATGCGCCGGGAAGGGCTGTACGAGGGGCTCCCCCTCGTTCGTCAGGACGCTCGACGACTCGGAGTGCGCAGCTTCGCTCCCTTCGCAATGCGTCTGGAAGAGGAGACAGACGCGCTGTTCTGTGCTCTCGAGCACTTCGATGGGCGCCTAATCCGTGACCGGACGCTCTGGCGCGAACGCGTCTACCCGGACCTCGTCAACTTCCTTCAGCAGCACGTCCAGCCGGGTTCGCTGCATCACGTTATGCTTGAAGCCCATGGCACCCTGGCCTTTGCCACGGGATACGCAGTGGCCCGCAGTCAGGCGCGGGTGGTGCCAATGTTTAACCGGGTTCCGTGGGAACCGAGCAACGCACCCTCAGCTCCCCACACCCCAGCGTGGACATTCGACCAGCATCCGGGTGGTAAGGGCAATGCCACCGCCGTTGCGATAAGTGTCGCTCAGCATGTTCTGGGTGATGTCCAGGCCTACATAGAGCGGACAGGGCTTGAGGTAGGGAGCGTCATTGAGGCGACTGTGGTGCCGCAACCGGGTCGGGATTCTGTGCGCGATGCCGACCATGCCTTTGTGTTGGCCCGCGACTTGGCTCAGCACCTGCGGCTTCTGCGCCCCTCGTTGCCTCGTGGAAGCCGCCTGCTGCTGTTCGCTTCCGTTCCCAATCCGCTGATGTTCTTCCTTGGCGTGCAGGCTTACGCCCTCGGACCAGTTGAGCTGTACGAATTCGACCCGAATGACAGCGACTACCATCCCGCCCTTCGACTGCCCTGA
- a CDS encoding SMODS domain-containing nucleotidyltransferase encodes MEMKNSFETFMQEIRPTSNQSGDMRRGYRTLRNRLLADARLSPWIVGTFLQGSYRRSTAVRPKGDERSDVDLVVVTRIPQSYSPTEAQALFYPLMRAHYADKWRRQGRSIGISLSYVDLDLVITSAPTTAMEAVVKSVSALDNVDLWSELNETRSYSGLDLPATILAKAEQPQWKQEPLYIPNRDAERWDPTHPLAQISWTQGKNARTNGHYVNVVKALKWWRRNNPNLAGHPKGYPLEHLIGQCCPDGINSIAAGITLTLETIITQHGWRTSPPDLRDHGVSTHNVMGRVSNADWQAFISEVRTAAEIARRALNAITTQASADTWRELLGNRFPESTSSSNGLLKGTTVSGLGFQPKPGGPTKPGGFA; translated from the coding sequence ATGGAAATGAAAAACAGCTTCGAGACGTTCATGCAGGAGATCCGCCCCACCAGCAACCAGAGCGGTGATATGCGCCGGGGCTACCGGACGCTTCGCAACCGGCTTCTCGCCGATGCGCGCCTCTCCCCTTGGATCGTTGGCACCTTCCTTCAGGGCAGTTACCGCCGTTCCACCGCAGTTCGCCCGAAGGGTGACGAACGGTCGGACGTGGATTTAGTGGTTGTAACCCGTATTCCACAAAGCTATAGCCCTACCGAAGCCCAGGCGCTGTTCTATCCTCTGATGCGGGCGCACTATGCAGACAAGTGGCGTAGGCAGGGCCGGTCCATTGGCATTTCATTGAGCTACGTTGACCTTGACTTGGTGATCACCTCGGCACCTACCACAGCGATGGAAGCCGTCGTCAAGTCAGTCAGCGCGCTGGATAACGTCGACCTCTGGTCTGAGCTGAACGAGACACGGAGCTACTCTGGCCTCGACCTGCCAGCAACAATCCTGGCGAAAGCCGAACAGCCCCAATGGAAGCAGGAGCCGCTGTACATCCCCAATCGCGACGCCGAGCGCTGGGATCCGACGCACCCGCTGGCGCAGATCAGTTGGACGCAGGGAAAGAACGCCCGCACGAACGGCCATTACGTAAATGTCGTGAAAGCTCTCAAGTGGTGGCGGCGGAACAACCCCAACCTCGCTGGGCACCCAAAGGGCTACCCACTCGAACATCTCATCGGCCAGTGTTGCCCAGACGGCATCAACAGCATCGCCGCAGGAATCACACTGACTCTGGAAACGATCATTACCCAGCACGGCTGGCGCACCAGCCCGCCTGATCTCCGTGACCACGGCGTATCTACACACAACGTTATGGGACGAGTCAGCAATGCTGACTGGCAGGCATTCATCTCAGAAGTTCGCACGGCTGCTGAGATCGCGCGGAGGGCACTGAACGCGATTACCACCCAGGCCAGTGCTGACACGTGGCGAGAGCTGCTCGGCAACAGATTCCCGGAGAGCACTTCAAGCTCGAACGGTCTGCTCAAGGGCACAACAGTCAGCGGACTGGGGTTCCAGCCCAAGCCCGGTGGCCCCACCAAACCTGGTGGATTCGCTTGA
- a CDS encoding ThiF family adenylyltransferase, translated as MNPWVIEEPRRLLDERDAVTHLQEQTGWLSAAAWGWERETGKVYCEATIVSHSHEYGVRMTYPDLFPALPPEVRPLDSAARWSGHQYNNGTLCLEWGPDNWTPERTGADLLTSTHKLLEMENPQGDESILPQEPPSRHQLTLGQELRSEFVRILATPAWLAQGRALPAGSVGTAAVVSHNRAGRLMHYVVNLTAEGETWTDTTLPAAVRGKNQMHELGFLFRSSLTHTELTRLETVDDIRAILQAAGIEAWPGTENFSLTVQRHHALFLDEHGELHHFLMFEDQDGPHLFKGYSLLDDRGDRRLPPETDLLADKTIAIVGAGSVGSKVAVSLVRSGARRLLLVDPDVMLPGNIVRHALDWHAVGAHKVRALRKQLQLLAPDVVVEEEKVLLAGQESSGVIARVFSKLAKYDLLVDATADPQVFNLLASLAIRAKRPMVWGQVYAGGLGGLVARSRPGRDANPLSMRAAYLAFCQEQDAPVMLVGEDYATRSDQPMVATDADVGVIAHHLAQLALDTLTQDGESAFPQAMYLVGLRRGWIFDAPFQNHFIEVEAAEGTSADTVVELTSQEEAAWAGFLRTLLGGGEHADPFT; from the coding sequence TTGAACCCTTGGGTCATTGAGGAACCTCGACGCCTGCTTGACGAACGAGATGCGGTCACTCACCTGCAGGAACAGACGGGCTGGCTCTCTGCCGCCGCTTGGGGATGGGAAAGGGAAACAGGCAAGGTCTATTGCGAGGCGACCATTGTCTCCCATAGCCATGAGTACGGGGTCCGGATGACTTATCCAGATCTGTTCCCTGCGTTGCCACCTGAGGTCCGGCCACTTGACTCTGCGGCCCGCTGGTCGGGGCATCAGTACAACAATGGCACCCTGTGTCTTGAGTGGGGTCCGGACAACTGGACCCCTGAGCGGACCGGCGCGGACCTGCTTACCAGTACACATAAGTTGCTTGAGATGGAAAATCCGCAGGGCGACGAGTCCATCCTGCCTCAGGAGCCCCCTTCGCGGCACCAGCTCACGCTTGGGCAAGAGTTGCGCAGTGAGTTTGTGCGCATACTGGCCACGCCGGCATGGCTTGCGCAGGGGCGCGCACTGCCTGCGGGGAGCGTCGGTACCGCCGCAGTGGTCAGCCACAACCGTGCGGGAAGGCTCATGCACTACGTGGTCAACCTGACGGCCGAAGGGGAGACTTGGACAGATACCACGCTACCTGCTGCTGTGAGAGGGAAGAATCAGATGCATGAACTGGGATTCCTGTTCCGTTCCTCGCTCACACATACCGAATTGACGCGTCTGGAGACTGTCGATGATATTCGTGCCATCCTTCAGGCCGCCGGCATTGAGGCGTGGCCGGGGACCGAAAACTTCTCTCTGACCGTGCAGCGTCACCATGCTCTATTCCTCGACGAGCACGGGGAACTCCACCACTTTCTGATGTTCGAAGATCAGGACGGCCCTCACCTGTTCAAAGGCTACAGCCTGCTCGACGACCGTGGAGATCGTCGCTTACCTCCAGAGACGGACCTACTCGCGGATAAGACCATCGCCATCGTTGGCGCTGGTTCGGTGGGCAGCAAGGTGGCAGTGAGTCTGGTTCGGAGTGGTGCGCGTCGGCTGTTGCTGGTCGATCCTGATGTGATGTTGCCAGGAAATATTGTTCGGCATGCCCTGGATTGGCATGCCGTTGGTGCCCATAAGGTGAGGGCTCTACGTAAGCAGCTGCAGTTACTTGCGCCTGACGTTGTGGTGGAAGAGGAGAAAGTCCTGCTCGCCGGGCAAGAGTCCAGCGGAGTAATTGCCCGCGTATTCTCAAAGCTGGCAAAGTATGACCTGCTGGTAGACGCGACAGCGGATCCGCAGGTATTTAATCTGCTCGCGTCTCTCGCCATACGTGCAAAGCGGCCAATGGTATGGGGACAGGTCTACGCTGGCGGACTTGGGGGGTTGGTAGCCCGCAGCCGTCCCGGTCGTGATGCCAACCCTTTGTCAATGCGAGCTGCGTATTTGGCCTTCTGTCAGGAGCAGGACGCCCCGGTCATGCTGGTTGGCGAGGACTATGCTACGCGGAGCGACCAACCCATGGTAGCGACCGATGCGGATGTCGGCGTCATTGCCCATCATCTAGCGCAGTTAGCATTGGATACCCTGACCCAGGATGGGGAAAGCGCCTTCCCTCAAGCTATGTACCTAGTGGGCCTACGCCGTGGCTGGATTTTTGATGCCCCGTTCCAGAACCACTTCATTGAGGTTGAGGCTGCGGAGGGAACGTCTGCAGATACAGTCGTAGAGCTGACGTCACAGGAAGAGGCGGCTTGGGCTGGTTTCCTACGAACGCTGCTGGGTGGAGGTGAGCATGCGGATCCTTTTACCTGA
- a CDS encoding Mov34/MPN/PAD-1 family protein codes for MRILLPDDVAARLMAALEQAGRREVGGILMGEHVDEDVFRVVDLTVQMRGGTFASFWRLVEDFASPLRRFFERTHRDYRRFNYLGEWHSHHSFALEPSVRDCQTMQEIVEDPASNVNFTILLLVRVGAADQLEAKVTLHIPAAATSSAELVLESKTPPVLPAPQGG; via the coding sequence ATGCGGATCCTTTTACCTGATGATGTCGCTGCTCGCCTCATGGCAGCGCTGGAGCAAGCCGGCCGCCGTGAGGTTGGAGGCATTCTGATGGGTGAACACGTTGACGAGGACGTGTTCCGGGTGGTAGATCTCACAGTGCAAATGCGCGGCGGAACCTTCGCCAGCTTCTGGCGTCTGGTCGAGGACTTCGCAAGTCCACTGCGGCGGTTCTTCGAGCGCACCCATCGGGACTACAGGCGCTTCAACTACCTTGGGGAATGGCATTCGCATCATTCATTCGCCCTGGAACCAAGTGTCCGGGATTGCCAAACTATGCAGGAGATCGTCGAGGACCCAGCTTCCAACGTCAACTTTACTATTCTTCTACTGGTGCGCGTGGGCGCAGCTGACCAGCTGGAGGCGAAAGTGACACTCCACATTCCAGCGGCTGCCACCTCATCAGCAGAGTTGGTGTTGGAGTCAAAGACACCACCTGTGTTACCCGCGCCTCAGGGTGGATAA
- a CDS encoding CHAT domain-containing protein gives MFGPLVIQAMQDYARLVQQAESQLLSHLQEAGQLVSALQQEFPEATPAAGWQREHGLPTIQYLFSLQRASDISSGRDLMAGRQPMEAPKFGEDRTPAGQLIEILWNVLTQRIQQDETLLTRPNIEQLFLQLDHLISRQAALVAELQIYLPAMAGNAFVELSKERQALITMPQRYASLSERAQAVMQIPPPLASVLVAIRQEVERKSQPDGAFHAKVISLWELVFNDLADRLDRSAANMQKRLLGTTRLLIMTANTPNDPLWVEQETQAIRDALYAANNRESLELVYNAATTGEQILPLLDRSRPHILHLSCHGTPNSLTLVDPNGTETGTDYDAELLLEDLKLAGNLRLVVFMACESMAIAARAVEHVDAAIGMSEEVADEDAPEFSRAFYAALAANLPLQAAFDRARHAVRVRGGGYHIPQLFVRQGMDARELLFGVPG, from the coding sequence GTGTTCGGCCCCTTAGTTATCCAGGCCATGCAGGATTACGCCCGGCTCGTCCAGCAGGCTGAGAGCCAACTGCTCAGTCACCTTCAGGAAGCCGGTCAACTCGTGAGCGCACTGCAGCAAGAATTTCCAGAAGCGACACCAGCGGCAGGCTGGCAGCGCGAACATGGCCTGCCAACCATCCAGTATCTGTTTAGTCTGCAGCGTGCTTCGGATATCTCAAGCGGCAGGGATCTGATGGCGGGTAGGCAGCCGATGGAGGCACCGAAGTTTGGTGAGGACCGTACGCCCGCCGGACAGCTGATCGAAATCCTATGGAATGTTCTGACCCAACGTATCCAGCAGGACGAGACACTCTTGACTCGCCCCAATATCGAGCAACTGTTCCTACAGCTTGATCATTTAATCAGCAGGCAAGCTGCCTTGGTAGCGGAGCTTCAAATCTATCTGCCCGCGATGGCGGGAAATGCCTTCGTAGAGCTCTCAAAAGAACGGCAGGCACTCATCACAATGCCACAGCGGTATGCTTCGCTCTCGGAACGCGCTCAGGCCGTTATGCAGATTCCGCCTCCCCTGGCGAGCGTACTCGTAGCGATTCGTCAGGAAGTTGAGAGAAAAAGTCAACCTGACGGGGCTTTCCACGCGAAGGTGATCTCCCTATGGGAGCTCGTCTTTAATGACCTTGCCGACCGACTCGACCGTAGTGCAGCGAACATGCAGAAGCGTTTGCTAGGGACGACACGCCTCCTGATCATGACAGCGAACACGCCGAACGATCCCTTGTGGGTAGAACAGGAGACACAGGCTATTCGTGATGCACTTTATGCTGCGAATAATAGGGAGTCACTTGAGCTTGTTTATAACGCCGCCACCACTGGTGAGCAGATCCTACCGCTGCTGGACCGATCCAGACCACACATTCTGCATCTGAGCTGTCACGGCACTCCGAACAGCCTGACGCTGGTTGACCCAAACGGCACAGAGACCGGAACGGATTACGACGCCGAATTACTTCTAGAGGACCTGAAACTCGCGGGAAATCTGCGCCTTGTGGTGTTCATGGCATGCGAATCGATGGCCATCGCTGCGCGAGCGGTCGAGCACGTCGATGCTGCCATTGGCATGAGTGAGGAAGTTGCGGATGAGGACGCACCGGAGTTCTCGCGAGCCTTCTATGCTGCTTTGGCAGCAAATCTCCCGCTTCAGGCGGCGTTTGACCGGGCGCGTCATGCAGTACGGGTAAGAGGTGGCGGCTACCATATCCCCCAGTTGTTTGTGCGTCAGGGTATGGATGCTCGAGAATTGCTGTTTGGCGTTCCAGGATGA